AACATTTATTGAGACAGGCTAGTTAGGTACTGTCTTTTTTTAAAACAAAAATAAAGAAAGAATGAGGAAAATCAATATGAAGAAGTTAGTAAAGAGAGCAAATAATTTTGTAGCAAAACAGGCAATCAAAGCGCAGATTGCATTAAGTAACAATAAGGGTGAAGGTTATATTGATACAGCGGTTAAGATCCTGATTGCGGTTGTATTGGGAGCGTTATTACTGGCAGGACTTTATGCTTTGTTTGGCAATGTTGTTATGCCGACCCTGACAAAAAGAATTCAGGATATGTTTAATTATGCAGGTTAATACCATGCTTCAGGCAGTGCTGTTTGTATGCTTAATGGCAGGGGCATCTTGGTATGATGTTCGGAAAAGAGAGATACCGCCATTTATTTGTTGGTTAGTTGCTGGTATCTCATTTTTGTATTTCAGACCAATTCATATCATAGGAATTCTTGCAGCAGTTCCATTACTGATTATTGCTGTATGGATAGCACCAAACCGTCTTGGTG
The nucleotide sequence above comes from Variimorphobacter saccharofermentans. Encoded proteins:
- a CDS encoding DUF6133 family protein, coding for MKKLVKRANNFVAKQAIKAQIALSNNKGEGYIDTAVKILIAVVLGALLLAGLYALFGNVVMPTLTKRIQDMFNYAG